Part of the Deinococcus reticulitermitis genome is shown below.
GTCGGCGCGGCCCAGCAGCCGCTGCACCCGCACGAGGTCAGGGGCCTCCAGCGCCACGAAGCGCCAGCGCGGACAGTGCGCGGCGGCGTAGGCGACCTCGGCCTCACCGCGCAGGCCGTCGAAGACCGGGCGCTTTCCCCAGTGGTGCGCCCAATGCCGGGTATCGGCGAGCAGCGAGCCCAGGGCCTGCGCCATGCCGCCGGGGTGCGCGTCGCGGTAGGCGGCGGTCAGGCGAAAGCGCTCCTCGCGGTCACGCACCGGCCCGCCCGTGACCGGCAGGATCATCACGGCGTCGGTGACTTCGCGCCGGTCGGGAAGCACCCGCGTTTCCGGGTCGGCGGCCCGCAGCGCCGCGAGCGCGGTGCTTTTGCCCACCCCGGTCACCCCGACGAGCACGGTGAGGGCCAGCTCGCCCAGCGGCACCTCGAAGGGGGCCACATCGCTCGCAGGCAGGCGCAGGGCGGGCAGCTCGGAGGCAGACTCGGCGGACATCGACCCCGAGGGTAGCGTCCCCGGAGTCCGGGAACGGGCATGCTGTCCGCTCAAATGCCGTTTCCTCCCAGTTATGCGGCTCGCCTTGCGCGATACTTCCCCTCGTGCTGCGGGGCGTCCTCGACCGAATCGGTGAACTCGGCAATCTCGTGCCCCGTTACACCGGGCCTCGCTGCTTGCTCGAGCGCCACGCGGTCGGCGGCTGTTCGGTCTGTGTCGACGTCTGCCCGCACGAGGCGGTGCGGGTCAATGACGGCGGGTACGGCGTCGAGATCGATCCCGAGCGCTGTACCGGCTGCGGCCTGTGCGTGTCGGGTTGTCCGACCGGGGCGCTGGAATACGACTTGCTGACACCATTGGAAAGCGTGCGTGAGCAGCGCGGCGGTGCCCAGCACGGGGCGAGCCTCACCTGCCCGCAAAGCGGCGCGGGCGGCCCGGCGCTGCCCTGCCTGGGCCGCGTGACCCCTGCCCTGCTGAGCGCTGCCGGCGCCTGGAACGTGCCGCTGACCCTGATCCACGGCGACTGCGCCGCCTGCCCGGTCGGAAGTGCCGAGGTGCCGGCGGGGCTCGCGCGGGTGCGGGAAGAGACGGAGCGGCTGCGCGCCGCCACCGGCCAGCCTGCGCGCGTGACCATCCGCCGCGCGACGCCGGAGGACCGGGACCGCCGCCACCAGGTCACGCGCCGGGGCGCCTTCGCCACGCTGCTGCGCGCCGGCACCCAGCAGGCCCTCCAGAGCCTGCCCGAGCGCCCGCTGCCCTTCGTGGACTGGTCAGAACCCGCGCAGCGCACTCCGGACGAATGGGCCTGGCGCCGCCGAACGCTGAAGCCCGAGCCGGCGCCCGAGGTCGGCATCCACTGGCCGGCTCCCGTCGTGGACGATTCCTGCATCGACTGCCCGGTGTGCGCCAACGTCTGCCCGACCGAGGCGATCACCCGCGATCTTCAACCCGACGGCAGCGTGCGACTGCTGCTCGACCTCGGCGCATGCACCGGGTGCATGGCCTGCCTGCGCTCCTGCCCGCCGGGGGCCATCCACGAGCAGCCCACATGGCTCGGCGTGGCCTTCGAGTTGCCGATCCTGCTGCGCGAGGGTGACACGGTGATGGAGCGGCGCTAGAAATCCTTGACCTGGAGCGGGCCTTTACCGTCTCTCGCGCCAGGGTTCACATTCCGGGTTGGCCCCCATTTGCCGGGGGTGCGGCGGGCAGACTGCGAAGGCTGATGATTACCCGGATTGCCAAACAGAAGGTGCTCGCCATCGTCCTCGCCGGGGGGCGCGGCAGCCGTCTCTCGCCCTTGACTGACGAGCGCGCCAAACCCGCTGTGCCGTTCCTGGGCACCTACCGTCTGATCGACTTCACCCTCTCGAATCTCGTGCACAGCGGGGTTCATGATGTGTGGGTGATCGAGCAGTACATGCCGCACGGCCTGAACGACCACCTCTCGGGCGGGCGGCCCTGGGACCTCGACCGCACGCGCGGCGGGCTGGTCGTGATGCCGCCCTTTTCCCACGCCGAGAACGAGGAAGGCGAGTTCGCGCAGGGCAACGCCCACGCCCTGGCGCAGCACGCTCACCTGATCCGCGAGTTCGGTCCCGACGTGGTGCTGGTGCTGAGCGCCGATCACGTCTACAAGCTCGACTATTCCGAGGTGATCCGCGCCCATGTGGACCACGGCGCGAGCGTCACGATGGTGACCACCGAGCTGAGCCGCGAAGGTGACGCGACCCGTTTCGGCAACGTCCGTGCCGACCGGAGCGGCAAGGTCACTGAATTCGCCTACAAGCCGGACAAGCCGCTTGGCCCCACCGTGACGGCTGAGGTGTTCGTCTATGAGGCCGGGATTCTGCTCTCGGCCCTGAAGGACCTGGAAGCGGAAGGCGAACTTGGTGACTACGGCGAGAAGCTGCTTCCCCGGCTCGTCGCGCGTGGAGACGCCTACACCTTCCCGATGGAGGGCTACTGGATGGACGTGGGCACGCTCGACGCCTACCTCCAGACCCACCGCGACTTTCTCGACGGCAAAGGTTTCGGGCTCGACGACCCCGAGTGGCCGTTCATCACGTCGAGCATCAGCCGCCCGCCCACCCGCATCGAGAAGACGGCGCACCTTGATGCGGCGTTCGTCTGTGGCGGCGCGGTGATCGCCGGTGAGGTCGTGCGGAGCGTGGTGGCGCCCAACGCGGTGATCGAGCGCGGGGCCGTGGTCCGCGACTCGGTGATTCAGCCGGGCGCGGTCGTGCGCGCCGGCGCGCAGGTCAGCCGCGCGGTGATCGATCAGGGAGCGGAGGTCGGCCCTGGCGCGCGCGTGGGCGGCCAGAGCGCCAACAGCCGTCCCACGGTGGTGGGCGCTTACAGCCACGTCGGCGAGGGCGCGCAGATCGGCGCCGGGCAGGTCGCCCCGCCGCGCAGCCGCGTCGTCGCCGGGCAGGAAAGCGAGACTGTGCAGGCGCTCGACGTAGACAACAAGGCCGGAAAAAAGTAGAGGTCAGGTCAAAGCGGAAGGGCGCGTCCGGACTGGTGGACGCGCCCCCCTTTTGGCCGCTCAGCGCGAGATGAACACGATCAGGAATGCGAGCAGCATAAAGAGGCCCCCAAGCACCGAGGTCACGCGCACGAGCCCGCCCTCGACGCCGCGCCCGCCGAGCAGCGAGCCGCCCGACGCCATGCTGGCCGTGAGCCCAGCCTGCTTGGGCACCTGCAGGAGAATGAAAAACACCAGGCCGACGCAGATCGCCGCGAACAGCACCAGAAACAGGGTAAGGATGGCTGACATAGTGGAAACCTCGAACAAGAAAAGGGGGGAAGCAGGCCACCGGAGTGGCGCGGAGCGCATCAGTATAGAAAGCCTGAACGTGTGAAGTGGTGAGCGCTCAGGCCCGCACCTCCCCCTCGCCGCGCACGACCCACTTGGTGGTCGTGAGTTCGCGCAGGCCCATCGGCCCCCGCGCGTGGAGCTTCTGCGTGCTGATGGCGACTTCGGCGCCGAGGCCGAGTTGCCCGCCGTCGTTGAACCGCGGGCTGGCGTTGACCATCACGGCGGCGCTGTCCACGTCCGCCACGAAGCGCTCGGCCTGCGCCGCGTCGCGCGTCAGGATCACGTCGGTGTGTCCTCCGTGCGCGGCGATGAAGTCGAGCGCCTCTTCCAGACCCGCGACGGTGCGGACGCTGGCGACGAGCGCGAGGAATTCGGTGCCGTAGTCGCTGTCCTGCGCGGGCTGGGCGCTCAGGCCCGCGGCCCGCAAAGCCTCCAGGCTCTCGGCATCGGCGCGCAGCTCCACGCCGCTTCCCAGAAGCGGCCTGAGCACGCTGGGCAGGGCGCCCAGCGCCGCGCGGTCCACCAGCAGCGTGTCGAGCGCGTTGCAGGCGCTGGGCTTTTGTGTCTTGGCGTTGAGGATCAAGCGGGCCGCCGTCTCCACGTCGTGCGGGTCGCGGGCAAAGGACCCGTCGAGGTAGACGTGCACCACCCCGATCCCGCCGACGATCACCGGCACGGTGGCGTGCTCGACGCAGAAGCGGTGCAGCCCCGCGCCGCCACGCGGAATGATGGCGTCCACGTATTCGTCGAGCCGCAGCAGCTCGAGCATTCGGGCACGGTCGGGATCGCGGATCACCTGCACGGCGCCTTCCGGCAGCCCCTGCGTGCCCAGGGCCGCGCGGATCGCGTCCTCGAGCGCCCCGTTCGAGTGCACCGTCTCCTTGCCGCCGCGCAGGATCACGGCGTTGCCGGTCATCAGGGCGAGCGCGGCCACGTCCACCGTCACGTTGGGCCGGCTCTCGTAGATCACCCCGAGCACCCCGAGCGGCACCCGCCGCTGCGAGACCTGGATGCCGCTCGGCAGCCGCCGCTCCCCGGTCGTCTCGCCCACCGGGTCGGGCAGCGCGGCGACCGCCTCCACGTCGCGGGCGATGTTTCCCAGACCCGCCGCGTCCAGCCGCAGCCGGGCGACGAGCGGCTCCGGAAGCCCGGCCGCCTCAGCCGCGGCCACGTCGCGTGCATTGGCCGCGAGGATGACCCCCTCGCGCGCCCGCAACTCGGCGGCGATGGCCCGCAGCGCCCCCGCCTTGACAGCGGTGGGAAGCGAACGCAGCGCGCGGCCCGCCGCCTTGGCGCGCACGCCCATATCGTGGATGCTGCCGTGAGTGCTCATGCCGGCGAGTGTAGAGGCCTCACCGGGGCGGGGCGCGGCGGGCGTCTATCTCGCGGGCGCACCGGCTCACAGCAGCGCCGGCCCACAGCAGCGCCGGCTCACAGCCGGACCAGATCGTCGCGGTGCACCGCCTCCGGGCCGTAGGTGTAGCCGAGCAGGCCCTCGATCTCGCGTGAGTGCCGGCCCACCAGCTGACGCAGGTCGGCGGCGGAGTAGCGGCTCAGGCCGCGCGCGATCTCCTCGCCACCCGGCGCGATCAGGCGCACGGTGTGGCCGCGCGCGAAGTTGCCCTCCACCTGCCGGATGCCGGCGGGCAGCAGGCTGCCGCCGCGCTCGCGCACCGCCCGCGCCGCACCCTCGTCGAGTGCCAGGCGGCCCGAGGCGACTTCCGCCAGAATCCAGCGTTTGCGGGCCTCGAGCCGCGAGCCGTGCGCGAGAAAGCGGGTGCCCAGCTGCTCGCCCCCCACCACGCGCACGAGCACGTCGGGCACGTCTCCGGGCGCGATCACGACCGGCGTTCCCGCGCGGGTGGCGATTTCCGCCGCCTGAATCTTGGTGTGCATGCCGCCGGTGCCCCGGGCGCTGCCCGCGCCGCCCGCGAGCGCCCAGATCTCGGGGGTCACGCGCGCCACCTCGGGAATCAGGGTGGCGCCCGGCTCCACGCGCGGGTCGGCGGTGTACAGCCCCGGCGCGTCGGTCAGGATCAGGAGCAGATCGGCCTCGACGAGGTTGGCGACGAAGGCCGAGAGGGTGTCGTTGTCGCCCACCTTGACCTCCTCGAGCGCCACGGTGTCGTTCTCGTTGACGATCGGCAGCACGCCCCGGCGCAGGCAGTTCTCGAAGGTGGTGCGCGCGTTGAGGTAGCGCGTACGCTCGCGGAAATCGTCGGCGGTCAGCAGCAGTTGCGCGGTCCTGAGACCGTAGAGTTCGGCAAGCGACTCGTAGATGTGCATCAGCCGGCCCTGCCCGACCGCCGAGAGAAACTGCTTTTCGGCGAGCGTGCGCTCACGCGGCGGAAACCCGAGGGCCTCCCAGCCGGCCGTGACCGCGCCGCTGGTGACGAGCGCGACCTCGTGTCCCTGTGCCCGCACCGCCGCGACCGCCCGCATCAGGTCGACGAGGCGGGGTCGGTGCAGCCGGTCCGTGCCGGCGGTCAGGACGCTGGTGCCGAGTTTAAGAACGACGCGCATGGCCGGAGTGTAGTCGGAGTGTGATCCGGAGACGACCTTCACAGGGGCGAGGACGCGGGCCGACTCGCCAGGCGGCGAAGCGGAGCGGGCCCAGGGAAGCATCAGGGCGTCGATGGAACCTCGGGGCGGTGTTTTGCCAACAGGCGCCGGAATCAAAGCCATTCCGGTGAAGCGGGCATTCGCCTGGGTGCGGCGCTAGACTGCGGGGGGAGCCACGGGGCGTTTTCCCTGGTGGGCGGGCGTCTTCCGGCGAACTCCTTCCCAGGAGGCAAGCCATGATTCAGCGGATTCTCATTCCTCTCGATACCCTCGCCGCCGATCACCCTGCCCTGCTCGCCGCGCGCCGCTTCGCAGGCGCCAGGCTGCATCTGCTGCACGTTCTTCCTCCGCCTGTGCCGCTTCCCGGACCGGCGGGAACCGGCCTCGCTGTTCCGCCGCTGGTGGGTGCGCTCGAGGGGGGCGAGGCCCTGCGGCGTGCCGAAGCGGCGCTCGCCTCGCTGGGTGAGGGAGAGGTCGTCACCTCGGGGCAGCCGGCCGACGAGATTCTGAACCGGGCGGAGAGCGGGGCGTTCGATCTGATCGTGATGGGCACGGCGGGCCGCGCGGGGCTCGAGCGGCTGCTGCTCGGCTCGGTCGCCGAGGCGGTGGTGCGCGGGTCGCCCATTCCGGTGCTCACCGTGCACGCCGCGTCGGGGGTGGTGCAGGGGCCGCTGCGCCGCGCGCTGCTGCTGCACGACTTTCAGCCCCACGCCGACCGCGCCCTGAACTTCCTGCGCACCCGCCTGCCGGGGCTGACGGTCGACCTGATTCATGTGGTCTCGCCGCACTCGCTCACCACCCCTTTTCCCGTGGAGAGCGCCGACACGGGCGACCTCCAGGACACGCTGGAGCGGCGCAACGTGGTCTGGAAGGACGAGGCCCAGCAGCGCCTGAACGCCCTGGGCGGGGGCCGGGTGTTCGAGGGCGATCCCGCGCAGGTCGCCCTTCAGCGCGCGGCGGGCGGCGGCTATGACCTGCTCGCCCTGGGCACCTCCTCACGCGGCTCGCTCGACCGGCTGCTGTTCGGCTCCGTGGCCCAGCAGGTGGTCCGCGAGTCGCCCCTGCCGGTGCTCACGGCGCGTCAGGTCTGACCCCCGAGCGGAGGCGGCCTGGGCCTCCCTCAAGGTTTTCCCACCCCCTCTCCGTGTCACTCGGCCTCAGACCTGCCTAGGCTGGGACCTTCAGGCCTGGGGAACGCTCAGCTGGCTTTTTCCACTCTCCTGCCCCCCCCGGGCCAAGGACGGACCCCATGATCAAAGGCAAGGAACTGCTTGGACGCCCCATCGTGGCCCTTAGCAATGGCGAGCAGGTGGACACTGTGCGTGACGTGGTCCTCGATCCCCAGGGCAACCAGGTCCTCGCGCTTCTCACTGACGAGGCAGGCTGGTTCAGTGCCGCGCGGGCGGTGCCCTACGAGCGCGTGCAGTCCATCGGCGAGCAGGCCGTGATGATCGCGTCGCCTGAAGACGTGACGACCACCCGAAAGGATGACCGGCTCAAGCACGCGCTGGAGTCCAAGACCAACCTGATCGGCATGACACTGCTGACCACCGAGGGCGAACACCTCGGCAAGATTTCCGACGTGTACTTCGACGCCCGCACCGGCCGGGTCGAGGGCTACGAGGCGACCGGAGGCGTGTTTTCCGACCTCACGCGGGGACGCACCTTTATCCCGGTGCCCGGCCACGTTCAGATCGGCGCCGACGCCGCCATCGTGCCCACGTCGGTGGCCGCCGCGATGCGCGAGCAGCCCTCTGGCGGCATTCAGGGGGCCTTCCAGGCGGTGGGGCACACCCTGACGGGAGCGGTGTC
Proteins encoded:
- a CDS encoding ATPase; protein product: MSAESASELPALRLPASDVAPFEVPLGELALTVLVGVTGVGKSTALAALRAADPETRVLPDRREVTDAVMILPVTGGPVRDREERFRLTAAYRDAHPGGMAQALGSLLADTRHWAHHWGKRPVFDGLRGEAEVAYAAAHCPRWRFVALEAPDLVRVQRLLGRADAFDQVRGAAADDLRPALEHLSGAAEVFSPAQLDELAALTAQGHAASDILAKTRIVLSERRHYDPAAAARRLRALPSERALVLDTVALGPEEVARAVGAWL
- a CDS encoding 4Fe-4S binding protein produces the protein MLRGVLDRIGELGNLVPRYTGPRCLLERHAVGGCSVCVDVCPHEAVRVNDGGYGVEIDPERCTGCGLCVSGCPTGALEYDLLTPLESVREQRGGAQHGASLTCPQSGAGGPALPCLGRVTPALLSAAGAWNVPLTLIHGDCAACPVGSAEVPAGLARVREETERLRAATGQPARVTIRRATPEDRDRRHQVTRRGAFATLLRAGTQQALQSLPERPLPFVDWSEPAQRTPDEWAWRRRTLKPEPAPEVGIHWPAPVVDDSCIDCPVCANVCPTEAITRDLQPDGSVRLLLDLGACTGCMACLRSCPPGAIHEQPTWLGVAFELPILLREGDTVMERR
- a CDS encoding glucose-1-phosphate adenylyltransferase family protein yields the protein MITRIAKQKVLAIVLAGGRGSRLSPLTDERAKPAVPFLGTYRLIDFTLSNLVHSGVHDVWVIEQYMPHGLNDHLSGGRPWDLDRTRGGLVVMPPFSHAENEEGEFAQGNAHALAQHAHLIREFGPDVVLVLSADHVYKLDYSEVIRAHVDHGASVTMVTTELSREGDATRFGNVRADRSGKVTEFAYKPDKPLGPTVTAEVFVYEAGILLSALKDLEAEGELGDYGEKLLPRLVARGDAYTFPMEGYWMDVGTLDAYLQTHRDFLDGKGFGLDDPEWPFITSSISRPPTRIEKTAHLDAAFVCGGAVIAGEVVRSVVAPNAVIERGAVVRDSVIQPGAVVRAGAQVSRAVIDQGAEVGPGARVGGQSANSRPTVVGAYSHVGEGAQIGAGQVAPPRSRVVAGQESETVQALDVDNKAGKK
- the secG gene encoding preprotein translocase subunit SecG gives rise to the protein MSAILTLFLVLFAAICVGLVFFILLQVPKQAGLTASMASGGSLLGGRGVEGGLVRVTSVLGGLFMLLAFLIVFISR
- a CDS encoding glutamate-5-semialdehyde dehydrogenase, translating into MSTHGSIHDMGVRAKAAGRALRSLPTAVKAGALRAIAAELRAREGVILAANARDVAAAEAAGLPEPLVARLRLDAAGLGNIARDVEAVAALPDPVGETTGERRLPSGIQVSQRRVPLGVLGVIYESRPNVTVDVAALALMTGNAVILRGGKETVHSNGALEDAIRAALGTQGLPEGAVQVIRDPDRARMLELLRLDEYVDAIIPRGGAGLHRFCVEHATVPVIVGGIGVVHVYLDGSFARDPHDVETAARLILNAKTQKPSACNALDTLLVDRAALGALPSVLRPLLGSGVELRADAESLEALRAAGLSAQPAQDSDYGTEFLALVASVRTVAGLEEALDFIAAHGGHTDVILTRDAAQAERFVADVDSAAVMVNASPRFNDGGQLGLGAEVAISTQKLHARGPMGLRELTTTKWVVRGEGEVRA
- the proB gene encoding glutamate 5-kinase, with the protein product MRVVLKLGTSVLTAGTDRLHRPRLVDLMRAVAAVRAQGHEVALVTSGAVTAGWEALGFPPRERTLAEKQFLSAVGQGRLMHIYESLAELYGLRTAQLLLTADDFRERTRYLNARTTFENCLRRGVLPIVNENDTVALEEVKVGDNDTLSAFVANLVEADLLLILTDAPGLYTADPRVEPGATLIPEVARVTPEIWALAGGAGSARGTGGMHTKIQAAEIATRAGTPVVIAPGDVPDVLVRVVGGEQLGTRFLAHGSRLEARKRWILAEVASGRLALDEGAARAVRERGGSLLPAGIRQVEGNFARGHTVRLIAPGGEEIARGLSRYSAADLRQLVGRHSREIEGLLGYTYGPEAVHRDDLVRL
- a CDS encoding universal stress protein produces the protein MIQRILIPLDTLAADHPALLAARRFAGARLHLLHVLPPPVPLPGPAGTGLAVPPLVGALEGGEALRRAEAALASLGEGEVVTSGQPADEILNRAESGAFDLIVMGTAGRAGLERLLLGSVAEAVVRGSPIPVLTVHAASGVVQGPLRRALLLHDFQPHADRALNFLRTRLPGLTVDLIHVVSPHSLTTPFPVESADTGDLQDTLERRNVVWKDEAQQRLNALGGGRVFEGDPAQVALQRAAGGGYDLLALGTSSRGSLDRLLFGSVAQQVVRESPLPVLTARQV